In Capra hircus breed San Clemente chromosome 5, ASM170441v1, whole genome shotgun sequence, the DNA window ttgaagcttggcttggagaattttgagcatttccttactagcatgtgagatgagtgcaattgtgcagtagtttgagcattctttagcattgcctttctttgggattggaatgaaaactgaccttttcgttaagaaaaaaaaaaaaaaaaaaagaaaactgaccttttgcaggcctgtggccactgctgagtttttcaaatttgctgacatattgagtgcagcactttcacagcatcatctttcaggatttgaaagagctcaagtggaattccatcacctccactatccttttttgtagtgatgtttcctaaggcccacttgacttcacattccaggatgtctggctctagattagtgaccacaccatcgtgattatctgggtcatgaagatcttttttgtatagttcttctgtgtattcttgccatcttttcttaatatcttctcaatatcttctccttctgttagatccatgccatttctgtcctttattgagcccatctttgcatgaaatattcccttggtatctctaattttcttgaagagatctctaatctttcccattctatgttttcctttatttctttgcattgatcgctaaggaaggctttcttatctctccttgctattctttggaactctgcattcaagtgggtatatctttctttctctcttctgcctttcacttctcttcttttcacagttatttgtaaggcctcctcagactacttttttttttttctttttgtatttcttcttcttggggatggtcttgatcactgcttccagtacaatgtcacgaacctccatccatagttctcaggcactctgtctatcagatctaatcacttgaatctatttgccacttctactgtataatcattagggatttgattgaggtcatatctgaatggtctaatggtttcctctgctttcttcaatttaagtctgaatttggcaataaggagttcatgacctaagctacagtcagctcccagtcttgtttttgctgactgtgtagagcttctccatatttggatgtaaagaatataatcattctgatttcagtattgaacatctggtgatgtccatgggtagagtcttctcttgtgttgttggaaggtgtttgctatgaccagtgcattctcttggaaaaactctatttgcctttgccctgcttcattttgtagttCAAGGTccaatttgcttgttactccaggtgttttcaacttcctacttttgcattccagtccctataatgaaatggacatctgttttgggtgttagttctaagaggtcttgtaggtcttcatagaaccattcaacttcaacttcctCAGCATTattggctggggcatagacttggattattgtgatattgcatggtttgccttggaaatgaacagagatcatctaCATCTATATCTAATTTATAGCTCCTATTTGTTATGGTTATGTACAGTTTACTGTTTATACAGATTACATATATcctattcattcattttctccaGAAAACTCTGATTAATATAAATATTGCTACCAAGAATGATTCCAGATGAACAGAATTTTAAGGATGAGTTTGATGAATTGATTCTGGGGTTTCTGGAATGGCTCTCCAAGCTGATTAGGTTTAAAGATGCTAACAACTTTATTTCCCATAATAAAGAGAGCCCTGATAGTCTATGGCCTGCACTATCATGTAATATATCTACATGGGCTACTCTATAATAAATCTCATCCTGTATCTATACCTATTTCTAATTTGTATCTCCCATTTGTTATGGCTATGTCCAGTTTACTCTTCAGGAGATAATTGGAAACTTCAAGTGAGCATTCCACCCAAAGATGAGCAAATGGTAGAAACCAGTAAATGCTGAAtggatcaagaagagatggaaagaatatacGGAAGGActgtataaaaatgattttaatgagCCGGATTATGATGATGGTGTGGATAGTCACCCAGAGccccagacattctggagtgtgaagtcaagtgggccttaagaagcatagCTGTTagtaaagctagtggatgcaatgAAATTCCATCAGAACTGTTCAAATTTCTAAAGGAAGATGCtatcaaggttttgcattcagtatgccagcaaatctggaagacccagcagtggcacaggactggaaaagatcaatccttaccccaattcccaagaagggtaataCCAAGgaatgtgctaaccattggacaattgcactcatcccccaggctagtaaggtcatgcttaaaatcttacatgctaggcttcagtattctgtgaaccaagaacttccagatgtcctagctgtgtttagaaaagaaagacaagctagagatcaaatgccaacatttgctggataatagagaaagcaagggaatctcAGAatttctatctctgtttcatcaactatgctaaagcttctgactgtgtggatcatgaaaaactgtggaaagctcttagggAGATAGGACTACCaggccatcttacctgtctcctgagaaacctgtattcgaatcaagaaacaacagttagaaccctgtgtgGAACTACCGATtggttcaagatcaagaaaggagtaggacagggctgtctgctctcACCTTGTTTgtttatatgctgagcacatcatgagaaatgccctGCTGGATGAGTTAGAAGCCCAAATCAAGATAGgctggagaaacatcaacaatctcagatatgcagatgataccactgtaatggcagaaggtgaagaggaactgaagaacctcttgagggtgaatgaggagagtgaaagagccatcTTCaggctaaatattaaaaaaactaagatcatggcattcggcccTATTACTGCATTGCAAgtggaaggggaaaaggtggaagtagtgacagacttacatttcttgggctccaaaatcaccgtgaaTGGTGACTGGAGacttgaaatcagaagacgattgcttcttggcaggataAATGATGACAAAtgtagacagtgtgttgaaaagcagagacattactctgctgacaaagatctgtttagtcaaggctatggtcttgcCACtgatcatgtatggttgtgagagctggagcgTAAAGatggcagaatgccaaagaattgatgcctttgaactgtggtgctggagaagactcctgaaaatcccttggacagcaaagagatcaaatctgtCAATCCTAGGgagatgaaccctgaatattcactgaaaggactgatgctgaagctgaagctccagtattttgatcatctgatgtgcacagatgactcattggaaaattttctgatgctggtaaagattgggggcagaaggagaagagggcaacagaggatgagatggctggacagcaccagcgatgcaatgaacatgaacttgggcaaactctgggagatggtgagggacagagaggcctggcatgctgcagtccatggggtcacaaagagtaagacacgactgggtgactgaacaacaacaactcttaataagccactaaaaagaaacaataagctAAGTGACTCTGTGTTGGATatttttgaacatatttttaaaactaagggACACAATGACTTTGGGTGGTTGTTCCTTAAGTCATTAATAAAAGTAGTGAGGGAAAGGATGAGTTAGGGGATTCAAATTCCCAGCTTAGGTACTGCATGTATGACCTGAGGTTTCATTTTGCTCTATAGCTTCAGGGCTGAAATTGCTGAAGGTTAACTGCAGAATCTGATCCAGCAAaagctgcctctcttcccccagTGGCAGTGGCATCTCCAGCCCCAGAGGTACTGGCCTCTCTACTCACTTTCATTTGAAgtcataaaacaagtctcaacaaACTTAATAAACTGACATCACATAAAGTATCTTCTCTGACTACAATGAGATGAAGCTAGATatcaatgaaaaggaaaatgaaaaatttacaaatatgtgaatattttaaaCAATGCAAAACAGGCAACCAATAAGCCACAGAAGAAATCAcaatggaaattagaaaatacttagaGATGAATGTAAACCAAAACATAACTTCCAAAACTGGCTCAAGAGGCAAGATAGGCAGTGCTTAAAGGAAATTTAGGTATGTAAATACAcatcaataaagaagaaagatctgATCAGGAGCCTAAACTTAACAAACTGAGAAACTagacaaaggaaaaattaaaccTAAAGCATGGAGAAGTAAGATCATATAGAAGTATAAGAAAATGATAAAGATTACAACAGAGacaaatgaaatagagaataaaGTGTAGAGAAATTAGTTTACTCAATCTGTGCTTGGGTCAAAGTGGAgtggaaaatgaaataaacaagcaATTACAAAAACTTAAGAACCAGTTAAAAGACTGTATGGCAAGTTAGCTCAAGGAGATACCACAAAGTTCTGCAATCATTAGAATCAGTCACCTACTattgattttttaactttttccctttctaagtAAAGAATTTATAGATTGTGCTTGGGAAAAACATAACCTtgaaatgaatgtatatatttcTTCAATCAATTTTTAGTTCATTCCAATTTGACATAAAACTTAAGAGTGTCACTTAAGTTATGAGACCTTCCTACAAAAACCCCACCCATGTGCTATGTCTAcattttgtctgtagaaaaaaaTTAGTCAAAGAACAAATTGAATCAGAGCAGTGAATAAatgcagaatgaaagaaaaacagtcaGCAAGATGAAATAATGATACTTTACccattaagcaaagtcaaggacctttagttcttcctGAAGGACTATAGATAGTAGTCTTGAACCATGTCCTTTGACCTGTTGttcagatactgaaacccccaccatgTGGAAGAATTTAACTGTGTGCTGCTCACAAGCACATTGATCTCACATGACTCCTTAGGACCAGAAGGTTGGCAATGCTAACTCCCCATTACCCTACCACCATCCAATCGGAAGAAAGTCCACAAGCTGATCATTCCTTGCTCTTTGAACCTTTACTATAAAACTCCTTACTACCCTCTTCAGGTGGGGACACCCACTTTTGAGGACAGTAATCCCCTTTACCTGAAAAAGCAATGAGCTATTTCTTTCTACTTCATCCAAAACTTTgtctctaaatatttttttaaaatccatctttgtacagattttttttaatttttttttattgaaggataattggtttacagaattttgttgcttctgtcaaatctcaatgtgagtcagccataggtatacatatatcccctcccaccAGTGTAGAGAAGATAAGTTTTGGTGTTAAGAGAGTGGTGATATATGGCTGTCTTAACTCTCTCCTCTCTcaatttgtattgttttatttctattatgaagcattcttcagtgttttaaaatttcatagctTCAAAAGTGTGAAGTGTATATGTTCGCACTGTAATCACATTGCTAAATAATACATTTGTATTTGAGTATGTGcatgggtgtgtttgtgtgtgtgtgcactcagtcatgtccaattctttgtgaccccatggactgtagtctgccaggctcctctgtccatggaatttttccggcaagaatattggagcaggctgccattttctactccaggggatctaccagatccagggattgaacatgcatttcttgtgtctcctgcattggcaggcagattctttaccactttgctacctgggaagcccaaataatacattttacactttttttttagaatggccatcattttattttgtttatttatttgtaatataaatttatttattttaattggaggctaattagtttacaatattgtattggttttgccatacattgacatgaatccactatgggtgtatatgtgttccccatcctgaacccctctcccacctccttccccatcccatccctctgggtcatcccagtgcaccagccctgagcatcctgtatcatgcatcaaacctggattggtgatttgtttcacatatgataatatgcatgtttcaatgctattctcccaaatcattccaccctctccctctccctctgagtccaaaagactgttctacacatctgtgtcccttttgcttctcgcatacagggttatcattaccatctttctaaattccatatatatgtgttattatactgtattggtggttttctttctggcttacttcactctgtataacaggctccagtttcatccacatcatcagaactgattcaaatgtattctttcaattaaaacagcccactatatatttttatagttatgttgacatttaaaaaaatgatttatcaCTATTGCTGAAGACTATTTTATGCATTAGTGTCTTAAGTGATGTTTATTAAAAAGTTATACATGTAtacttttaaagagtttttttgaAGTTACACTTCTATTATACTGGAGAGGCTGTGCCATATAGTTGAATAGACATATACATTGGAGGTGAATGCTACTGGGTGCAAATAATATTCTCCAGCAATTACTAGTAATACATAACTTTGCTAGCTCTATTCAAACATATTTTGTAGAAAAAcacatgtaaataaaaattaaactttaaaaataataaagatggtTGCCAGTGGAGGAATGGGAATGAGAAATGGACatacaagagaaaaattaaaaaaacaaaataagggaATGGCAATACCTAAAGATAATTATTATACAGAAAGGCTCAAGAGAAACGACTTTCAATTGTCTacacagaagaaagaaatggGAGTCATTAAACTTCAATTTTGCCATTCCTCAAAAATTTACCTAGGAGACATGGTTTGAGAATTAGCAAACATATCTTATGTGAAAAAGTTTATTACTCTCATTGTATGCTTAGCATTGCTTTCagtgaaaaatgtgaaaagattttaaaattaaaagatatgtgGAACactgttatgaataatttttttgatTTCACAAAATTACACTCATCTTATTCTCTGTATATGATTCTTATTCAAAGTTAGGATTTTTATAAAAGTCATCTCTCTGAAAGTTTAGTCCTTCATGTTTTGTATAGGATTTATTCaactaatatttctttaaaaaacaatactGATCATATTTGTCTTCACAGGGATTCATATGCACACTAAACACATAATAGTAATACTTGAGACAAAATGGATGGGAAATTCATGACATTTAGGGGAAGCATAGTGTCTGTGGAAATTAGATAGCAAAGATGGCTTGCTTTCTCTGtatccacaccctctgcattgtgTGTCCCAGCTCCTTCCATGCACAAGTGATTCTGTATTTCTCCCTTGAATGTTGGTTGGTCCTGTGACTTGCTTGACTAATAGAATGTGTGAGGTAGAAGGGATATTGTGCCGAGGACTCCAGAGGCCTTGCCTGCTTCTACTCTCTCCCTTGGAGCCTCAAGATCTTACCATATGAACAACTGTTAGCTGGAAGATAAAGCATCATCTGGAAGAGCGTTCATTTATCTTAGTAAGGAGTCATTCAACTTTTAAAGTTGTGAGTGAGGCCCTACCTGACAACAAGACCTAGTCATCCTTAGTGACATTCATATAAAGAAATCCTGTGCTAAAGGTCGCTTGTTCAGACACATGGTTCATAGAACAGATGGTTGTTGCCCTTGCTGTGCTGACTGATATTGGGACATTTCTGTGTGTAGTTCTGTCATATATATACATCATCAAGACCATCATAAAGTTCCCTTCTGCCCAGCAAAAGATAAAGGCCTGTTCTACCTGTTCTTCTCAGTATATATCCAAAAGTACATATACTTTTTGGatgtttacatttaaagcaaGACAATGGATGCTATGACTCCATTAATATTCCCATCAGttcaaaaattcaatttttttttcccacacaaGATTTAATAGTTATTTTATTGCTCATAGCCAGATTAGAGTTTAGGTAAATCCCTTCTCCTAGAAatctaatttcatatttttttgatATGAGATGTCATCTTGCAGAAAGTTTATTATCAACAGGAGTTGAAATGGTGCAACTTGCTTATTTCAATAGGCATTGAAAAGATGGTTTTGGATCAGAGATTAAATAATAACAGTGGTATAAGAAAGTTAATATAAACAGACAATAGACCAGGGTACATTAGTTAAGTAATGAGAGTATGACATTAAGGACAAATGctctttttaaattcatattttatgcttaatttcaacattcttttacttctttgaaATCAATGAAATTCTTTTGATTAAGTCAGTAAAAGCTTCTTTCACTTGCTTGTTCCTCAGGCTATATATAAATGGGTTTAACATGGGGGCAACTGAAGTAGTAAGCACTAACACACCCTTATTAATTGCCACTTCATCTTTTGCTGAAGGTTTGACATAGATAAAGATACAACTGCCATAGGTAATAGAAACCACAATCAGGTGAGAAGAGCAGGTAGAAAAGGCCTTCATCTTTTGCTGGGTGGAAGGGAAATTTATGATGGTCTTGATGATGCAAATATATGACAGAACTACACACAGAAATGTCCCAATATCAGTCAGCACAGCAAGGGCAACAACCATCTGTTCTATGAACCATGTGTCTGAACAAGAGATCTTCAGCACAGGAGAGGCATCACAGAGAAAATGATCAATGACATGATAGTCACAGAATTCCAGATTTAAGCCCAGGCAAAGTGGTGGAAATATAACCAGCCCACCTGCTATCCAACAGCAAATAACAAGTCTTCCACAGATTCTACTGTTCATGATGGTTGCATAATGTAAAGGTTTACaaatggccacatagcggtcataggaCATGATGGCCAGGAGAAAAAATTCTGTTGCTGcaaaaaggaagataaaaaatAGTTGACTGATGCAGGCATTATAGGAAATAGTTTTGTCCCCAGTTGATAAGCTGTATAAGAATCTGGGAATGCAGACTGTGGTGAATAAGGTTTCTAAAAAGGAGAAGTGTttgaggaaaaagtacatgggaGTTTTAAGGCGAGAGTCTACTAAAGTGAGTATAATGATGGTCAGATTCCCAGTGACACTCAATAAGTAGGACACAAGCAGAAATGTAAAGATCAGAACCTGCATTGGAGGGTCATCTGTCAGTCCCAGGAGTACGAATGTAGGTAATGATGTATGGTTTCCCATTGCTGACTTGTACTTCTTCTCAAACTCCTCACAAAGTCAAGTGACATTGGACTGAGAAAACTTGTATGAAATTAAGAAGCCATGGACATTgggtaaaaaagaaaatccaatcaatgcaatgaatattcattttattcttttacttgaCAATGACAGATCACAACTCTGGGATTATCAAGTCTTTTAATGTGTGTTATGTTTATAAGTATCTTCAATATCATGGTTTTCTGAAATGTTTGTTCTACTGTCCATATGTTTAGATCTCCTTGCATGCTCTCGAATCTCTATTTCTCAATTCACCTAAACCTTCTCTTCTACTGTCTGAAATGTATTTAGCTATAGAAATAGAACGGATCATCTATGTGACAtgattttttgtttattatagtgttatttttctcctattaattCTTTACTACTCTCAAGTTTGAATGAACTCACAAGCTGCTTAAAATTTTGGTTCCTGTTAAAAGCAAATAAGTGGATGAGTTTGACATTTTATACGGAGTCTGTATGCCATGTGTTCAGTATTTGAATGTTTTCTGTTACTGCAAAGACCAAAaaagttatttcattttatatattttggtatCAGATATGTCATCCAAATAACACTGATACTTTTCCATTTTGCTGTTTATCTTGAAGTTTCTATATCAATACCCAATTTCACCTTCATTTTAACTCTGGTAGAATTAGCGTTTAATGAGTACCACATAAACAAGTAGTCATATAcatatacagtcagaaaaaaaaagactgggagttgactgcaGCTTagatcacaaactccttattgccatattcagatttaaattgaagaaagtggggaaaaccactagaccatgcaggtatgacttaaataaaatcccttatgactatacagtggaagtgagaaacagatttaaggaactagacctgatagacagagtgcctgatgaactatggacggaggttcatgacattgtacaggagacagaaatcaagatcatccccccaaaaaaagaaatgcaaaaaaggaaaatggctgtctgaggaggccttacaaatagctgtgataagaagagaagtgaaaagcaaaggagaaaaggaaatatatacccatttgaatacagagttccaaagaatagcaaggagagattaaaaaaagccttcctcagggatcagtgcaaagaaatagaggaaaataatagaatgggaaagactggagatctcttcaagaaaattagagataccaagggaacatttcatgcaaagatgggctccataaaggacagaaatggcatggacctaacagaagcagaagatattaagaggtggcaagaatataaaaaaaagatcttcatgacccagataatcacgatggtgatatcactcacactcacctagagccagacatcctggaatgtgaagtcaagtgggccttaggaagcatctgaacaaagctagtggaggtgatggaattccagttgagctatttcaaattctaaaagatgatgctgtgaaagtgctgcactcaatatgtcagcaaatttggaaaactcaacagtagccacaggactggaaaaggtcagttttcattccaatctcaaagaaaggcaatgccaaagaatgctcaaactaccacacaattgcactcatctcacatgctaataaagtaatgctcaaaattctccaagccaggcttcagcaatacatgaaacatgaacttccagatgttcaagctggttttagaaaaggtagaggaaccagagatcaaattgccaacatctgctggatcatggaaaaagcaagagagttccagaaaaaaacatctatttctgctttattgactatgtcaaagcctttgactgtgtggatcacaataaactgtggaaaattctgaaagagatgggaataccagaccacctgacctgcctcttgagaaacctatttgcaggtcaggaagcaacagttagaactggacatgggacaacagactggttccaaataggaaaaggagtacgtcaaggctgtatattgtcaccatgcttatttaacttctatgcagagtacatcatgagaaatgctggactggatgaagcacatgctagaatcaagattgccaggagaagtgtcaataacctcagttatgaagatgacaccaccattatgccagaaagtgaagaactaaagagcctcttgataagagtgaaagaggagagtgaaaaagttggcttatagctcaacattcagaaaatgaagatcatggcatctggtcctatcacttcatgggaaatagatggggaaacagtggaaacagtggctgacttttttttggggggggctccaaaatcactgcagatggtgattgcagccatgaaattacaagatgcttactccttggaaggaaagttatgaccaacctagacagcatattaaaaagcagagacattactctgccaacaaaggtcatctggttaaggctatggcttttccagtagtcatttatggatgtgagagttggactataaagaaagctgagcgctgaagaattgatgcttttgagctgtgttgttggagaagactcttgagaatcccttggactgcaaggaggtccaaccagtccatcctaaaggagatcaagtctgggtattcattggaaggactgatgttgaagctgaaactctgatactttggccacctgatgcgaagagctgactcatttgaaaagaccctgacactgggaaagattgacggcaggagaaggggacgacagaggataagatggttggatggcatcactgactcaatggacatggactggggtgaactctgggtgtttatgacgcacagggaggcctggcgagctggggtcgcaaagagttggaaatgactgagtgactgaactgaacataaataaGTTACCTGCTGCTGTATGAGGTTAAGAAATTATTATAAGCAACTGAACAAACCCATCCTGAGTAATTTAACCTCATTTGTTTGTATTATCATGGTCACGAAGGACGAGGGGATACAGGATGAGACACAAGTTGGAGACCAAGGATAAATGAGAATTCCTTTTCAATTATTTACCTTGAATTGGATCCTGCAACAGAGAAATGACATCAGAGGAAAAACTGGGAAAATCCGAGTAAAATCTGTACTTAAtctaatgaatttattttaattttacttaattatCTTTTTCGAGAATCTTTGTCTCTTCTGAGACTCTCTCATCTCTGTGCTTCTGTGGACTTGCCTGCCAAAGTTGGGTCATCTGGTGCTCCATTCAGGCTGAGTCCATGGGCACTGGGAACTCTTGGGAGCAGACAGTGGGACGCAGAGCGTGCATGCAGACTCAAGACAGCGATGGAGGAGGCACCCTCACTGCCTGCCTGGCCTTGCCATGACCGAGACCCATCGTTAAATCTGTATTTTAGTTCTTAGTATTTGCATACAGTATAAATTCTTTAGTGATAATAATTATACTGTGATTATGCAGGATGCTTCCAATAGGGAGAGCTGGGTGAAGGATATCTGGGAACTGGCTCCACTATTTTGTCAACACTTCTCTAAGTACAAaagttttcataattaaaaaatttaccaaatagaaataaaaaagaaaactgaaaagcgAACAGCAGTTGCAGAGCACTTTTTATCATTCTGACAGTATGTTGGGGGCAGTTCTTCACATGCATCATTTGCCTGGTACAATAGCTACCAATCCTTTGTGCTTCTTCAGCAATATTTTTGTGGTGATGTTCATTTTATGCCATCTATGAATATATAGGATATtcattgaaattaattttatagttAAATTATGGCTTAATGTTAATCATAAATGTGTGAATTGCATGGATTTTGTCTATACCTTATAAGGCAAAATTATAATATCTACTAATAGGACCTGAAGTGCTTGCAGTTTTTGACCCATTGATAACACACTCCTGTGATGAGGATGTTCGTGTTTAGAAAGGAATGTTACCTATGAAGCAACTCTTCAGAGTGCTTCCACCAAAGAACGACCTTTGCTTTCCACAAACCAAAATGACATCTCTCAACAAGTTGAAGTGAAGTCTGTTTCCTGATACAGCTCTGTTCATTACCAGCTTTCCAACCCTGCTTTTCCCTTCACTAAACTGATACTGATACCTGCAAGTTTAGCAAGTTTTAGCTAGTGTACTTCCTACAAAAACATTTCTTGAAACTTCGTTGTGTaaattctctgcttctctttttccCCTCTAGCCCACTATACTTCTCTATTACAATTAAACATGTGAATGTAATTTTATTGAGACTAGGCTCTGTCTTGCTCGTTGAGATTTCACAGCAGTTAACCccattcaacatttattgaaagctcaataaatacattattgtaaaattcataaatttttatGTACTCTTCTGACTCAGATCAAGAAGCCTGTTTTTTCATATAGTgaaatttccattcttttttatgatacATTCTTTAAGTATGTAATTCCATTTGAGGTTCCCCAATTTTTTTCTAACAAAGAGTTGATTAGATTCTTTTGTATTTTAGCTTGAGTTATAAATGATCTAAAAATGCACATATTTAATACACACCATATATAATCACAGTTGtccattctctttcattttaaaaatgatgttgttaaat includes these proteins:
- the LOC102183214 gene encoding olfactory receptor 6C2-like; amino-acid sequence: MGNHTSLPTFVLLGLTDDPPMQVLIFTFLLVSYLLSVTGNLTIIILTLVDSRLKTPMYFFLKHFSFLETLFTTVCIPRFLYSLSTGDKTISYNACISQLFFIFLFAATEFFLLAIMSYDRYVAICKPLHYATIMNSRICGRLVICCWIAGGLVIFPPLCLGLNLEFCDYHVIDHFLCDASPVLKISCSDTWFIEQMVVALAVLTDIGTFLCVVLSYICIIKTIINFPSTQQKMKAFSTCSSHLIVVSITYGSCIFIYVKPSAKDEVAINKGVLVLTTSVAPMLNPFIYSLRNKQVKEAFTDLIKRISLISKK